A genomic stretch from Malus domestica chromosome 15, GDT2T_hap1 includes:
- the LOC103431537 gene encoding cytokinin dehydrogenase 3-like, whose translation MAESFPFPTFLILIFLIILSGLTFTMCYKLRDDPEAIKLASSDFGHIHRYNPAAVLYPASINDISSLIKFSNNVSTPFSIAARGHGHSTRGQAMAPNGVVVDMTSLTNYRPHVSGISVNSSNNSGININNNDNYADVGGGQLWIDVLHATLEHGLTPVSWTDYLYLTVGGTLSNAGISGSAFRFGPQITNVYEMDVVTGQGGFVTCSPQKNSELFFGVLGGLGQFGIITRARIALEPAPKRVKWVRMLYSDFSTFARDQERLISLNGRKQSNALDYLEGSLMLNRGPPDNWRSSFFPQSSHSRIISLVTKRGIIYCLEVSKYYDEHTETTVKKELELLFKGLSFLPGFLFEKDVSYVDFLNRVRSGEEKLHSQGQWDVPHPWLNLFIPKSSISDFDAGVFKDIVLRRNITTGPVLVYPMNRTKWDDRMSAVIPQEDVFYTVGFLHSSGFDDWEAFEEQNEEILGFCDRAGLEVKQYLPHIKTQQGWINHFGSKWKAFLKKKALFDPKRILSPGQRIFNN comes from the exons ATGGCTGAGAGTTTTCCCTTCCCAACATTTCTTATACTCATATTCTTGATCATTCTGAGCGGTCTGACTTTCACCATGTGTTATAAACTTCGTGACGATCCAGAAGCCATTAAATTAGCTTCTAGTGATTTTGGTCACATTCATAGATACAACCCAGCAGCCGTTTTGTACCCAGCTTCCATAAACGACATTTCAAGCTTGATCAAATTCTCAAACAATGTTTCGACTCCTTTCAGCATAGCTGCTCGAGGCCACGGTCATTCCACCAGAGGACAGGCCATGGCCCCGAACGGTGTTGTGGTGGACATGACCTCACTGACAAATTACCGTCCACATGTATCTGGAATTAGTGTTAATTCTTCTAATAATTCGGgtattaatattaataataatgataattaCGCTGATGTGGGAGGTGGACAGCTTTGGATTGATGTGCTGCATGCCACATTAGAACATGGACTTACACCGGTCTCGTGGACCGACTACCTGTACTTAACCGTTGGCGGGACTCTCTCCAACGCTGGCATCAGCGGCTCGGCCTTCCGGTTTGGTCCTCAGATTACCAATGTTTATGAAATGGATGTTGTCACTG GACAAGGGGGTTTTGTGACTTGCTCCCCACAAAAAAACTCTGAGCTCTTCTTTGGAGTCCTGGGAGGATTAGGTCAATTTGGGATTATAACTAGGGCAAGAATTGCCCTAGAGCCAGCACCTAAGAGG GTCAAGTGGGTACGAATGCTTTACAGTGACTTCTCTACCTTTGCCAGAGACCAAGAACGTTTAATTTCTCTCAATGGAAGAAAACAAAGCAACGCCCTCGATTATTTGGAAGGTTCACTTATGTTGAACCGGGGTCCTCCGGATAATTGGAGATCCTCCTTTTTTCCACAATCTTCTCACTCAAGAATTATTTCTCTTGTAACCAAACGTGGCATCATTTATTGTCTGGAAGTATCCAAATACTATGACGAGCACACTGAAACGACCGTGAAGAAG GAACTTGAACTTCTATTCAAAGGGTTGAGCTTTCTTCCTGGATTTTTGTTTGAGAAGGATGTGTCTTATGTCGATTTTCTGAATAGAGTTAGAAGTGGAGAggaaaagcttcactcacaaggACAATGGGATGTCCCTCATCCATGGCTGAATCTTTTTATTCCAAAAAGTAGCATCTCGGACTTTGATGCAGGAGTGTTCAAGGACATTGTTCTCAGGAGAAACATTACCACAGGACCAGTCCTCGTTTATCCAATGAACCGGACCAA ATGGGATGATAGGATGTCAGCGGTTATACCTCAAGAAGATGTTTTCTACACCGTAGGATTTTTGCATTCAAGTGGGTTTGACGAttgggaagcatttgaggaGCAAAACGAAGAGATATTAGGGTTTTGTGACAGGGCTGGTTTAGAGGTTAAGCAGTACCTTCCTCACATAAAAACACAGCAAGGTTGGATAAACCACTTTGGCTCTAAATGGAAAGCCTTCCTGAAGAAGAAAGCTTTGTTCGACCCCAAGAGGATACTCTCTCCAGGACAAAGAATTTTCAATAATTAA